Proteins from one Ovis aries strain OAR_USU_Benz2616 breed Rambouillet chromosome 12, ARS-UI_Ramb_v3.0, whole genome shotgun sequence genomic window:
- the NPPA gene encoding natriuretic peptides A precursor (The RefSeq protein has 3 substitutions, 3 frameshifts compared to this genomic sequence): MGSSAITTSFLLFVAFQLPGQTGANPVYGSVSNADLMDFKNLLDRLEDKMPLEDEAVPSQVLSEQNEEAGAPLSPLSEVPPWDGGRSTQPREMGAPSDGDPGNPPRSVLLKSKLRALLTAPRSLRRSSCFGGRMDRIGAQSGLGCNSFRYRR, translated from the exons ATGGGCTCCTCCGCCATCACCACGAGCTTCCTCCTCTTTCTGGCGTTTCAGCTCCCAGGGCAAACAGGAGCAAATCCCGTGTATGGCTCTGTGTCCAATGCAGACCTGATGGATTTCAAG AATTTGCTGGACCGTTTGGAGGACAAGATGCCTTTAGAAGATGAGGCTGTGCCCTCACAAGTATTAAGTGAGCAGAATGAAGAAGCTGGGGCCCCTCTCAGCCCTCTTTCAGAGGTGCCTCCCT ATGGG AGGTCAACGCAGCCCAGAGAGATGGGGGCGCCCTCGGGCGGGGACCCTGGGAATCCTCCGA GATCTGCCCTCCTGAAGAGCAAGCTGAGGGCACTGCTCACTGCCCCTCGGAGCCTGCGGAGGTCCAGCTGCTTCGGGGGAAGGATGGACAGGATTGGAGCCCAGAGTGGATTGGGCTGCAACAGCTTCCGG